The DNA sequence AAAGCATTAAAAGAGTAACCGATGAAAATATGCAGTTGTCGTTCTTTCAGTTAGACGATCCTGTGTTGGAAAATATCCGGGAAGAACTTACGAAAATAGATATCAATACTTTAACACCTATTGAAGCTTTAATGAAGCTGAATTCGATAAAGAAAATGATTGGAGGTTAGATATAAATAAGAAAGAAAGTTTGTTATAACTTTCTTTCTTATTTTGTTAGCAGCATCCTCCTTTTATGTCGCATAGACCAATGTAAGGGTTTCCTTCAGGGCTAGTACATAAACATTGCATATCACACATATTAATTATACCGCCTTTAATTTCTTTTAACTCTCTTTTAGTCAGTTTTTTCTGAATGATTATTTTTTTCATAATAAACGAATTTAATTTCTTTGAGGTTAAATTTTAATTAACAACAGTATCCATCTTGTATTCCCTGAACCCCTATTAATTCTTCACCCGTATTACGGTCAAAGCAGCTAAACACGACAGGGCAATCATGACCGATTCCGCCATTAATTTTTTTCAACTCTTTTTTAGTTAATTTCTGGATTTTAGTGTTTGATTTTTTCATAATTATAACATTTAATTTATTTGAATTAAAAATACATTATTTATTCAATAATTCAAGTTGTTGTGACTAAAATTGTGGTAATCTTTTACTTTAGATAAGAAAAAATGACACCAGCATGTAGT is a window from the Chryseobacterium sp. T16E-39 genome containing:
- a CDS encoding bacteriocin, whose product is MKKSNTKIQKLTKKELKKINGGIGHDCPVVFSCFDRNTGEELIGVQGIQDGYCC